The Gemmatimonadaceae bacterium genome includes the window GCGATGGTGGAGGTCATGCGCGATCCCGCGCGCCCCACGGTGAACGTGGTCAACGTCCTCGGCTGGCTGCCGGGCCGCGACACCACGCACGTGATCGTGATCGGCGGACACTACGACTCCTGCGTCTGCAGCCTCCCGGGCGGCGGGTACGACACCACCACCACGGCCCCGGGCGCCGATGACGACGGCTCGGGCAGTTCGGCGGTGCTCGAACTCGCGCGCACGTTCGCCAAGCGCTACCCGCACGGCCTGAACGCCACGATCGTGTTCGCGATCTACGCCGGCGAGGAGCAGGGACTGCTCGGCTCCACCCATCTCGCCAAGCGGCTCAAGGACGGCGGGTACACGGTGCTCGCCGGGATGACCGACGACATCGCGGGCGACGTCCAGGCCGAAGACGGGACCGTGGACTCCACGCACGTGCGGATCTTCGCCGCCGACCCCGACAACTCGCCGAGCCGCGAGCTGGGCCGGTACGTGTGGGCGCTCGGGCACCTCTACCTGCACGGCTTCACCGTGAATCCGATCTGGCGCATCGACCGCATCCAGCGCGGCGGCGACCACATGCCGTACGTGGAGAGCGGATGGGCGGGCCTGCGGTTCAGCGAACCGCTCGAGAACTACAACCACCAGCACCTGCCCACCGACCAGTTCCAGTTCGTGAACTTCGGCTATCTGGCCAACGTGGCGCGGGCCAACGCGATGACGGTGGCGTCCATCGCCGCGGCGCCGATCACGCCGCAGGACGCGCGCGCCGTGCGCGAGGCGCACGGCGCGTCGGGCGGGCAGGCGTGGGCGCTGTCGTGGCAGCCGTCGCCCGGCGCAGTGAAGTACGAGGTGCTCATCCGCCGCACCATCTCGCCGCAGTACGAGCGCGTGGTGGACGTGGGCAACGTCACCAACTACGTGCTGCACACCCAGCTCGACGACGAATGGGCGGGCGTGCGCGCCGTGGATGCCAACGGCCACCGCTCGATGACGGCGCCGTTGCCCTCGCCGCCGCCGCTGCGTTCGTTCAACCGCGCCCCGGAACCGGGGCGCGGCGCGCGCGGCGGATCGGGCCCCACCCCATAACGTGTCCGCGGCCTTCACCCATCTCACGGCCGATCTGTCGGGCGTGCGCGACGAGCAGCTCCGCGATCTGCCGCTGATCACGGGACTGCTCATCGCGGCGGTGGGTGGGGCCGGGCTGTCGTCGCTCGCCCCGCCGGCGCTGCACGAGCGGCCGCGCGGCGGGATGACCGCCGTGCTGCTGCTCGAGCCCGGCCATCTGATCGTGCACGCGCTCCCCGACCGCGGCCGGTTGATCCTGGACATGCTCACGCTATCCACCCAGGAGCCGCTCAAGGCCCTGGAGGTGTTCACGCGCCGGCTCGCGCCGCGCGACGTGCGCACCGAGATGCGCGCCATCGGGTAGCCGGCGGCGCTCCCGTTGCCCCGGAGCGCCGCGCGCAGCAACTTGCCCGCCGTCCCCACGCGCCCCGCGAACGCCAGCCGAGGAACGTCATCGCATGTCGCCCGTCTTCCAAACCGTCGGCCTGCTCATCCTGTCGAACACGTTCATGACCTTCGCGTGGTACGCGCACCTGCGGAATCTCGCCGACCGCAAATGGTACGTCGCCGCGATCGTGAGTTGGTCCATCGCATTCTTCGAATACATGTTCCAGGTGCCCGCCAACCGCATCGGCTACCAGGTGATGACGCTGGGCCAGCTCAAGATGATCCAGGAGATCGTCACGCTGTCGGTGTTCGTCCCGTTCGCGGTGTTCTACATGAAGCAGCCGCCGCGGCTGGACTTCCTGTGGGCCGGCCTGTGCATGATGGGCGCGGCGTACTTCATGTTCCGGGCGGCGTGACGGGCCCGGCCCTCACACCGCCTTGCCCACACCCCGCACGATGCCTTCCACGCGCCGCTCGGGATCGAAGTAGCGCCGCGCCAGGGCGAGGATCTGGTCGCGGGTCACGGCGCGCACGCGGGCCTCGAACTCGCCCAACTCCTCCAGCCGACCGTTGAGCCAGGCGCCGATGGCGTCGCTCAACACCGCGCCGCCACGCTGCAGCCGAATGGCGTGCACGCCGAGCGCGTACGTCTGCACGTGCGCCAGCTCCTCGGCGGTCACCGGCCCGTCGCACAGCTTGGCGAACTCCGCCAGGAGT containing:
- a CDS encoding M28 family peptidase, producing the protein MTRLPLRLALPPLALFVLLAAPRPLAAQTTASTPLGPTQGLVRDATVTAVLHDISPSRLRATDSALVSFGTRNTLSDTLSSTRGIGAARRWLHAQMEAISKDCGGCLRVEYDPAMVEVMRDPARPTVNVVNVLGWLPGRDTTHVIVIGGHYDSCVCSLPGGGYDTTTTAPGADDDGSGSSAVLELARTFAKRYPHGLNATIVFAIYAGEEQGLLGSTHLAKRLKDGGYTVLAGMTDDIAGDVQAEDGTVDSTHVRIFAADPDNSPSRELGRYVWALGHLYLHGFTVNPIWRIDRIQRGGDHMPYVESGWAGLRFSEPLENYNHQHLPTDQFQFVNFGYLANVARANAMTVASIAAAPITPQDARAVREAHGASGGQAWALSWQPSPGAVKYEVLIRRTISPQYERVVDVGNVTNYVLHTQLDDEWAGVRAVDANGHRSMTAPLPSPPPLRSFNRAPEPGRGARGGSGPTP
- a CDS encoding S-adenosylmethionine decarboxylase; translated protein: MSAAFTHLTADLSGVRDEQLRDLPLITGLLIAAVGGAGLSSLAPPALHERPRGGMTAVLLLEPGHLIVHALPDRGRLILDMLTLSTQEPLKALEVFTRRLAPRDVRTEMRAIG
- a CDS encoding DMT family protein produces the protein MSPVFQTVGLLILSNTFMTFAWYAHLRNLADRKWYVAAIVSWSIAFFEYMFQVPANRIGYQVMTLGQLKMIQEIVTLSVFVPFAVFYMKQPPRLDFLWAGLCMMGAAYFMFRAA